In Ignavibacteria bacterium, the sequence AGAAATAAGTCTTTACTCTTACTCTGTAAGGGTAATGTATATTTTACATAATACCTACTCATTAGTTTACTTATCAAACTCGGTATTAATTTATTTTTAGAAAATGCCGAATACATATCCCCTAAACCAATATTCCATGAAATATTAACCTTGTCAAAGTACTTATCTTCTAAAGTGAAAAATTGATTAAATGGATTTGAGTCAATAATACTAAATTTATCGTGGTAAAACTGAGTAAATATTCTACCTCCATAAAAATTTTTTTTATATAGTGTCTTATCTTTAAATAATTGTTTTTTTAAATACAAATCAATAAATGGGAGTAACTCAAAATGGGTAACGCTAGTGCTGTCAGAAGTATCCATCCAAATAACTTTATTAGAATATTTTCTAGCCTTTATTAATAAATCCAAAGTTGGACTTGGTTCTTCGATAATTGCCATTTTTTCATTTAACATCTCTAAAACAGGTTTCGAAAAAAGGATTAGTATATCACATGTAAGGCATTTTTTAGTTGGCTTAAAAAAAAAGGACAAATTATATCCTCTACCGTATAGACTATTCTTGTTAAACTTAAGCGGTAATAAGGAATAATCAACAATTCTAGATTTATCAATCAGGAGATGTACTCTTTTATTCATTTCTATCATCTTTTTTTCTATTTAATCTCTTCTCTTCGAGGATATTCTCAAGCAACACTATTTCATAGTTAATTCTCTCGTCCCATGTCCAAATATTTTCATCTGCAAATCTCTTTATTTGTGAAGAATATTCTAATACTAATTGATAGTTTTCATATAAGTGAACAAGGATATCTACTAAACCGGTAACAATATTTTCTCTATTAATAATATTCACTTTATCATTCGGAATAAATTTCTCTGTAAATACATCGGTAAAATCAATATTATTTTTCCCAAGCATAATGATACAATTTCCCATATTCATACTTTCGAGAACAGTATTGCTAAGATTTCCTAATTTGTTTAAGGATATATACACATCAGCATCTTTGTAATATCTAAATATATTCTCATGTTCCACTGCCCCCATTAATTTGATATTATCCAAAAGATCTCCATTAATGATAGCTTTACGAATATCCTCTTCTAGATATCCTTTCCCTATTATTGTTGTATTAAAAACAATATTTCTTTCTTTTAAAAGAGTCAACGCATCAATGAGGTATAAAACGCCTTTGCTTTCTGCCAATGTTCCAACAAATAATAGAGATAATAAATTTCCCTTTTTCTTATTAATTTCTGATTGATACCTTTCAACTCCATTCAGTAATACAACTCTTTCTGTCTTTCTATGGAGTAATTTTTCTAAATAAAATTCAATCCCACTTCCATCTTGGGTACATACAGCTAAATTGTATTTAACTTTATATGCGAAATATTCTGCAAATCTAATAATTTTTGACTTTATGTTCGATGCAAGCTTTTTCTGATCTGGATACAATCCAAGTAATCTAATAACAACAAATTGACGTAAAAATATTTTAACAAATCCAGCCGTTTTAATGTTAGACCTATCGAAATAATATAGTCTTTTTCCTCTATCAAAGGTAAAATAAATACAATAAATAATGGTTATCAAATCATTAAGTATGTTTTTTATTTTTGCAAAATAAAAGATGTTTAAGTATGGGATAACGAAAATATTGTATTGATCTATCTTTAGGTGCATAAACCTATTACTAACAATCTTAGATTCTTTTTCCGTCTTGCATGAAATCAGCCATGTCAGTTTTTTAGTTTTAACTAATTGTTCCGCCAATTTGACAAATGTCGGAATACCTGTAGGATTCCACTCATTTTTTGCAAAAGATTCAAACAATCCAGAAAACATTCGAGTGACTAATATATAATGATTTTGATTATTTGGGGGCATAAAGCAATTGATTTATTATTAAATCTTTAGCTTTAAAATTATTCATATGGGGATATAATATACTTTAATTAAATATTATTTAGATTACTCTTAAAATTATAATTAAATACAAATTTCAAATGTGTTTTTCTCAAAACAGAACAGTTTATACAAGAATGTAAGACATTATAAAGTTTTATTAAAAATAATCTTTAACAACATTGATTTATTTTTCCAAAATTTCTACCAACTGATGAAATACTATTCTTATGTTTATATCCAATTGAATTGCCAAATACGGCCACTATTTTACTAATAGAATTTTATTAAAGGATATTATACTAAAACATATTTTGTCTTTTATGTAAATTTGAGTATACATTTAAAATTTATTAAGGCAGAAATAATTGTTGATCAATTTGCAGGTTTTTATTCCAATCAATATATTTAGGGTTGTTTATCATTTCCTGCAAAACATATTCATCATATTCCAAAAATCCATTTTTATCAAGCCACGAAGGTATAATATTACACCTCTCATAAAGAGCTTCGTGTATTTCTTCCCATACATCTTTTAAGAGATAATCAAAAAAGTATATGTTTTTATTAGTTGTTAATGAATACGTAAATGTAGTACTTGTTAAATTAGTAAAAAAAATAGAGTCTGCTTCATTATATACCGTTTCAAAAGGTTCAACCATCTCCTCATTTACAAAATTACTATAAAGATTCTCAGATTCAGACAGTCTATCAGGATGTCTCTTAATAATTATGGATTTACTGATTTTCCTCACAGATTTCATCACTCTTAGAACTAAATTTAACTGATATGGCCAAAACGCGTAAATATTATCGTGTCTGAGGTTAGTAAGAGGATATTCTAAAAACATTATTTTATAATTTTCATTTCTATAAGTTTTTATCCTATTTTTTTGGAGTAATATGCTGTAATAATCTTGCTTTGTATTAATAATATTTATTTTATTATTATTGTTTAATACTAAATCAAATAATTTAGTATATAATTTCTTCGATGTTTTATTTGGTGTCAAATATTGATCAACTAGACTAAGATCTATAAAAGCAAGAGACCTATTTCTATTTATCCCAAAATTATTTCCATGAATAGCCCCTACGATTGAAAATTCATTTAACTTTCCCGCAAAACAAAGTGCCCGACTAAAAGTTGTACCTAAAGAATCAACCATTAATAAGCCTTTTTTCTTATTTGTCAAATACTTTTCAAAACTTCTAACTAATAATAATATTCTTTGCAACATTTCAGTTGTAACTCCATCAAAATATGATAAATAACTCACATTTAAATCTAAATTATACTTGTATATGATCTTAGTTAATATATTTTGATATACATTACTAATTTTTTGTGTCAATTGAATATCCTCTTTTGAAAGTGATCTGTATTGAAAAAAGATCGGATAAGGAGAAAACATATGCAAATAATATTGATTACTCATGAAATCTTGAAATATTTTACGAGGATTTGAGCTTATAGAATATATAGGTCTCCTTTTATTATTCGATAATCTAAAATTTTTAAAATTATTATATTTTGATTTTGCTCCGTATTTTATATTTGAAATAAATGAAGGTGGATTAGGAACTAATTTATTACTATATTTTTCTAGTACTCCGTAATATTTATCATTACCTTGAATAAAATATTTGAAATCCCAATCTTTATCCAAAATTAATGGCTTTTGTTTATTATGATCTAGTTCCTTCGTTAGTAATAATGAATGGCAATACATTAATATTTCATAACTGATTTTGTATGTAGTATACAATAATAATTTTTCTTCAATTGCCAACATTTTGGTGCTTTTAGAATACTCATTTTGTATATCTTGAAACAATTTATAAAAGACCGTTTCATTTATGGGCCAACAAATATAATTATCAAGCCAATTATTAATTCCTATTTTCTTAATTGATTTTAAATCTAATGGATATTCCATTGCGAATTAAATCTCTTTCTTTAATAAAAACCAATTAAGATCATCTTGAGGGAAATTAGGGTCTAAATGATAGGAAAAACCATAATCTATAAGTTCTAAATTAGGATATAATTTAATTAATTCACCTGCAAAATCTCTTTTGAATAGTTTCCCTTTATGTCCACGATAATTTATTTCAACTGGAGTCGGATTATAATACTCAACTATCAAAATATACTTTTTAGACACGCTAAATAACTTGTTATAAACACTTTCTAGTTCATCTGGATTTATGTGTATTAAAACACCCTTAGAGAATACCAAATCATACCTTTTTTCTGATTCGAATGACAGTATAGATTCATTAAAAGTATAAATCCACGGCATTTTTTCTAATTCAATGCACGCTGATTTATTAATTTCAATTGCTGAGAAATTTCCAAATGGAATAAGTTGTTTTAAAGCTATTAAATTTAATCCAATATTTGCACCAAACTCAACTATTGAGTTAATTTTATTAGCTCTACTTAATATTTTAGAAAAAAGATTTATATTACCGGCAACTATTTGCAGATCATTATTTCTCTCTATATAGTTAGTGCCAAATTCACCTGCCCAAAATTTTTCTTGCTCCGTTTTATAATTCATCATTATATATTCCTTCAATTAATTTATACTTTAGTTTTGCAATTTTAAAATCTGCTTCACAATCGATGTCCTGAACTGATATTTCATCAATTATTAATGGAATTGATCCCCTACAAATTAAAATCTGATTTAATAAAAAACTTTTTGTTTTTATCCAATAGAATTGTCCTGCATCATGGAAAGTGGTTTCGAAATCCTGACTTCTTTTATTGATATTTTCAGGCCAAATAAATTCTAAT encodes:
- a CDS encoding glycosyltransferase, with the translated sequence MPPNNQNHYILVTRMFSGLFESFAKNEWNPTGIPTFVKLAEQLVKTKKLTWLISCKTEKESKIVSNRFMHLKIDQYNIFVIPYLNIFYFAKIKNILNDLITIIYCIYFTFDRGKRLYYFDRSNIKTAGFVKIFLRQFVVIRLLGLYPDQKKLASNIKSKIIRFAEYFAYKVKYNLAVCTQDGSGIEFYLEKLLHRKTERVVLLNGVERYQSEINKKKGNLLSLLFVGTLAESKGVLYLIDALTLLKERNIVFNTTIIGKGYLEEDIRKAIINGDLLDNIKLMGAVEHENIFRYYKDADVYISLNKLGNLSNTVLESMNMGNCIIMLGKNNIDFTDVFTEKFIPNDKVNIINRENIVTGLVDILVHLYENYQLVLEYSSQIKRFADENIWTWDERINYEIVLLENILEEKRLNRKKDDRNE
- a CDS encoding pseudaminic acid biosynthesis-associated methylase, whose protein sequence is MNYKTEQEKFWAGEFGTNYIERNNDLQIVAGNINLFSKILSRANKINSIVEFGANIGLNLIALKQLIPFGNFSAIEINKSACIELEKMPWIYTFNESILSFESEKRYDLVFSKGVLIHINPDELESVYNKLFSVSKKYILIVEYYNPTPVEINYRGHKGKLFKRDFAGELIKLYPNLELIDYGFSYHLDPNFPQDDLNWFLLKKEI